One window of Chloroflexus aggregans DSM 9485 genomic DNA carries:
- a CDS encoding heterodisulfide reductase-related iron-sulfur binding cluster, producing the protein MEQEQIIAIREIYWNIDHTIGATFLYLTVLITTAVMAWGILRDIGRWRHGRPTNRIGNPVTRLLEFTRQSLGQKKVLRDRRAGVMHALIFFGFLTLFIGTDIIAVEEDFTVPLMGEQAGKILVGDFYKSYEFILDTLGLAFVAGLIWATWRRYRTKPDRLDNRRTDAWVLGVMLFIGIGGFLIEGLRIANQTIGGVPVYDQEWARLAYVGFALATLFRAIGLGDGSPVALTIHPLLWYTHALATGLFMASLPFSKFRHILYTPLNTFFRDLQPKGALDPIPNLEAEIEKEEPRLGVATLADLTWKQRMDLDACMRCGRCQSVCPAHASGALLSPKYIITKLADLQRGDPIHFKDGTIKTLAELNGNGATVETLPLVGTVIEAEELWACTTCNACVHECPAMIEHVDDIVNMRRHLTMIASEVPQGVKRVLEGIERQSNPWRLPARERTAWTEGLDVPILAEKEQVEVLYWVGCAPSYDERSRKVARAMVQLLQKAGVDFAILGEEECCTGDPARRMGEEVLFQAQARQAIETMHQYKFRTVVTTCAHCFNSIKNEYPQFGGRAGIDYEVVHHTEFLARLVREGKLKPTKAVRERVVYHDPCYIGRYNDIYDDPRHLLHSIPGLELVEAPDRNRERAMCCGGGGGNVWLERWGERNVNVIRLEQLTAVQPQTVAVACPFCMVMFEDAAKNTGRAETLQRRDVAEMLLESVSAES; encoded by the coding sequence ATGGAGCAAGAGCAGATTATCGCCATCCGCGAGATCTATTGGAACATTGACCATACCATTGGCGCAACTTTTCTCTATCTTACCGTTCTCATCACAACCGCCGTCATGGCGTGGGGTATCCTGCGCGACATCGGACGTTGGCGTCACGGACGTCCCACGAACCGAATCGGTAATCCGGTAACTCGGTTACTCGAGTTCACCCGTCAGAGTTTGGGGCAAAAGAAGGTTCTTCGTGACCGACGAGCCGGGGTGATGCATGCACTGATCTTTTTCGGCTTTCTTACCCTTTTCATCGGTACCGATATTATCGCGGTTGAAGAGGACTTTACGGTACCGTTGATGGGTGAACAGGCCGGGAAAATCCTCGTCGGCGATTTCTACAAAAGCTACGAATTTATCCTTGATACGCTAGGTTTGGCCTTCGTCGCCGGTTTGATCTGGGCGACATGGCGACGTTACCGCACGAAGCCAGATCGGCTCGACAATCGACGCACCGATGCGTGGGTGTTGGGGGTAATGCTGTTTATTGGCATTGGTGGCTTCCTGATCGAGGGATTGCGCATCGCAAACCAAACCATTGGCGGAGTGCCGGTCTATGATCAAGAGTGGGCAAGGCTGGCGTATGTGGGTTTTGCGCTGGCAACCCTCTTCCGGGCAATCGGCTTGGGTGATGGGAGTCCGGTGGCATTAACGATCCACCCGCTGCTCTGGTATACCCATGCACTTGCCACCGGTCTGTTTATGGCTTCATTACCGTTTAGCAAGTTCCGGCACATTCTCTATACACCGCTGAATACGTTCTTCCGCGATCTGCAACCAAAGGGTGCGCTCGACCCCATCCCCAACCTCGAAGCCGAAATTGAGAAGGAAGAACCACGTTTAGGGGTGGCAACACTGGCCGATCTGACGTGGAAGCAGCGAATGGATCTCGATGCATGTATGCGCTGTGGACGTTGCCAGAGCGTTTGTCCGGCTCATGCGAGTGGGGCTTTACTCTCGCCAAAATACATTATTACGAAACTGGCCGACTTACAGCGCGGCGACCCGATCCATTTCAAAGATGGCACCATTAAGACCTTGGCCGAACTTAACGGCAACGGTGCCACTGTCGAGACGTTGCCGTTGGTTGGTACGGTCATCGAGGCCGAGGAATTGTGGGCGTGTACGACATGCAACGCCTGCGTCCACGAATGCCCGGCGATGATCGAGCATGTTGACGATATTGTCAATATGCGCCGCCACTTGACGATGATTGCCAGCGAAGTACCGCAAGGGGTGAAGCGGGTGCTGGAAGGGATCGAGCGGCAGAGTAATCCGTGGCGACTGCCTGCCCGCGAACGTACCGCGTGGACGGAAGGACTTGACGTGCCGATCTTGGCCGAGAAAGAACAGGTCGAGGTCTTGTACTGGGTTGGGTGCGCACCTAGCTACGATGAACGATCGCGTAAAGTGGCACGAGCGATGGTGCAGTTGTTGCAGAAGGCAGGGGTGGATTTTGCCATCCTTGGCGAAGAGGAGTGCTGTACCGGCGACCCGGCCCGCCGCATGGGGGAAGAGGTGCTCTTCCAAGCCCAAGCCCGGCAGGCCATTGAGACGATGCATCAGTATAAGTTCCGAACTGTCGTTACCACGTGTGCTCACTGTTTCAACAGTATCAAAAACGAATACCCGCAGTTTGGCGGGCGGGCCGGTATTGATTACGAGGTTGTCCATCACACTGAGTTTTTGGCTCGGCTGGTGCGCGAAGGTAAACTCAAGCCGACGAAAGCGGTGCGTGAGCGAGTGGTCTATCACGATCCCTGCTATATCGGGCGTTATAACGATATCTACGATGACCCGCGTCATTTATTACACAGCATCCCCGGCCTTGAGCTGGTTGAAGCTCCAGATCGTAACCGCGAACGGGCGATGTGTTGCGGTGGTGGCGGTGGGAATGTCTGGCTCGAACGGTGGGGTGAGCGCAACGTGAACGTGATCCGGCTTGAGCAACTGACCGCTGTACAACCACAGACGGTGGCTGTTGCTTGTCCGTTCTGTATGGTGATGTTTGAAGATGCGGCCAAGAATACGGGCCGCGCCGAGACGTTGCAGCGGCGTGATGTGGCCGAGATGTTACTTGAGAGTGTCAGTGCAGAGAGTTAA
- a CDS encoding CBS and ACT domain-containing protein: MFVGERMSHPPITVTPETSIHDAMHLMRTEHIRRAPVVSHGRLVGIVSLKDLINASPSPATTLSVWELNYLLSKLTVERVMTREVYTVTVDTPIEEAARIMADRRVGGLPVMRGNELVGIITETDLFKIFLELMGARNAGIRATVAMADEPGALAKLTAAIANSGGNIIALGTFAGETAAMSEVTFKVSGMTVDQIREVITPVVAKVIDVRETHP, encoded by the coding sequence ATGTTTGTTGGCGAGCGCATGTCGCATCCTCCGATTACGGTGACTCCAGAGACTTCGATTCATGATGCAATGCATCTGATGCGCACCGAACATATTCGGCGTGCGCCGGTCGTTTCTCACGGTCGTTTGGTCGGTATTGTCTCGCTTAAGGACCTGATTAACGCCTCGCCCTCGCCGGCAACGACGCTGAGCGTGTGGGAGTTGAATTATTTGCTGAGCAAGCTGACGGTTGAGCGCGTGATGACGCGCGAAGTCTACACGGTGACCGTTGATACCCCCATCGAAGAAGCGGCGCGTATTATGGCCGACCGGCGGGTCGGTGGTTTACCGGTGATGCGGGGGAACGAGTTGGTCGGTATCATTACTGAAACCGATTTGTTCAAAATCTTCTTGGAACTGATGGGGGCACGTAACGCCGGTATCCGAGCAACGGTGGCGATGGCCGATGAACCAGGCGCATTGGCAAAACTGACGGCGGCGATTGCCAACAGCGGTGGTAATATCATTGCCCTTGGAACATTCGCCGGTGAAACGGCGGCAATGTCAGAAGTGACCTTTAAAGTCAGTGGCATGACGGTCGATCAGATTCGTGAGGTGATAACGCCGGTCGTCGCAAAGGTGATCGACGTGCGTGAAACGCATCCGTGA
- a CDS encoding ABC transporter ATP-binding protein, whose amino-acid sequence MITVETTALSIQRLTRRYGPLTAVNEVDLELAAGQFMALLGPSGCGKTTLLRLIAGFEQPNHGVIMIGGRTVVGPCGASVPPEQRRIGMVFQDYALFPHLSVAQNVAYGLLRGPDREKRVQELLALVGLTGADRRMPHELSGGQQQRVALARALAPRPTLILLDEPFSNLDAGLRQTVRSEVRQILRREGATTLFVTHDQEEALSIADIVGVMIDGKIVQVAPPRELYERPANRAVATFVGAANFVPAIAQGMVAQSVLGPLPLVQSHFGPVSVMIRPEMITLTRDEESPHRVVERNFFGADVRYEIVLGDGTPLNARLAPWHDLPIGARVAVSVRGPLVAFAEPK is encoded by the coding sequence ATGATCACGGTTGAAACAACTGCGCTCTCCATCCAACGTCTCACGCGCCGCTATGGCCCGCTCACAGCGGTCAATGAAGTCGATCTTGAGTTAGCCGCCGGCCAATTTATGGCCCTGCTTGGCCCATCGGGCTGCGGTAAAACCACGCTGCTGCGCCTGATTGCCGGATTCGAGCAGCCTAATCATGGCGTCATTATGATCGGTGGGCGCACGGTGGTAGGGCCGTGCGGCGCTAGCGTACCTCCCGAACAACGACGGATCGGGATGGTGTTTCAGGATTATGCACTGTTTCCGCACCTGAGTGTAGCCCAAAATGTAGCCTATGGCTTACTGCGTGGCCCCGACCGAGAGAAGCGCGTGCAAGAGTTGCTGGCCCTGGTTGGTCTGACCGGTGCCGACCGACGGATGCCCCACGAGTTATCGGGTGGACAACAACAGCGGGTAGCGTTGGCCCGTGCCCTCGCGCCCCGTCCAACCTTGATCTTGCTCGATGAACCGTTCTCGAACCTCGATGCCGGGTTACGCCAAACCGTGCGTAGCGAGGTGCGACAGATTTTACGTCGTGAAGGCGCTACTACCCTGTTCGTTACCCATGATCAGGAAGAGGCGCTGAGTATTGCCGATATAGTCGGGGTGATGATCGACGGAAAGATTGTGCAAGTCGCACCCCCACGGGAGTTGTACGAACGACCGGCCAATCGGGCTGTCGCCACTTTCGTCGGCGCCGCCAATTTTGTGCCGGCAATAGCACAAGGCATGGTCGCCCAGAGCGTCTTGGGGCCATTACCACTCGTTCAATCCCACTTCGGTCCGGTTAGTGTGATGATCCGTCCTGAAATGATCACGTTGACGCGCGACGAAGAATCTCCTCATCGGGTCGTTGAACGTAACTTTTTTGGAGCTGATGTTCGTTACGAGATCGTCCTTGGTGATGGTACGCCGCTCAACGCTCGCCTCGCGCCGTGGCACGATCTGCCGATTGGCGCACGAGTAGCGGTATCGGTGCGCGGGCCGCTCGTCGCCTTCGCTGAGCCGAAATAG
- a CDS encoding N-acetylmuramoyl-L-alanine amidase: MRLRNRLAIIISLLWTMILPLTPAPAAPTVTADGRPDEQLFVTNAGAAAADTFSLLATTNGYLTPPTPAPRLFTHLLLRWSVEPAVPTSVAVRVSNDGITWSDWAQITEDPELWQPNDGPDVHWSEIIYAGDDRRWYQVRIDLADPTAFHSLRVSLVDSRFGPATPVATPAASTSAVNRPPIVSRTAWGNPHGQSSPQAPPAYYPVRHLVIHHTASSNTLAAGQTWADVVRSIWSFHTYTRGWGDIGYNYLIDPNGVIYEGRAGGDDVVGFHDTANYGSMGVSLIGTYSTIEPTAAAVESLVALLAWKADQKHIDPMGRSFYYGCSISRYCAPFNPGAVLDHISGHRQVTPNGYTTCPGDRLFNLLPLIRQQVQARLAGESQPDNGDLVIEEHESGFVRSNASWYQRVCGYGGSVLYTYATDRQSESTNWATWRPTLPAAGVYRVLVHIPDNCATLDLTRQARYRITTAGGTIERVVDQAGQQGWVDLGSYNFATSTARLELSDLTGEPLALQRAILFDAVQWQPIDTANQRLELVAVEYGATTIAAGEVLPVRFTVRNVGTVPIYGQDPPGGTVFDLSSSTPERNGYVYDEGECFLGNASQSYPVFPKEAGRFRIMLGPTDRSVPCVGETGGYPWRWGIDGRLDPGESQTIVGYVRFRVPGVVTLRAGAIHEYVTYAALNQAEQQITITPERQPPQPARYDELLQPLAMVYRLVNTPMRLLARTQNPLSVRRGELLGSFVWNGELRAWGDGGPLPNLHDHFLIEQTRTFIAPVEGVYTFELSSDDGAWLWVNEQLVIANPGLHPFTTITGTITLPAGIHTLAIKYFEVEGEAAVGYRIKEPGATEFRLLRDGLVEGEGVGNHFRQITGLRVSASDLGGGGAGLRYSWDGETWITTTENNVTIGALTDGTYHLRYQALDRNGNESEIVDLHLRVDSDLIIYQSLLPMIMR, translated from the coding sequence ATGCGACTTCGTAATCGTCTAGCCATTATCATCAGCCTCCTCTGGACGATGATCCTACCGCTCACACCGGCTCCGGCTGCCCCGACCGTGACTGCCGATGGGCGACCAGATGAGCAGCTCTTTGTAACCAATGCTGGGGCAGCAGCAGCCGATACATTCTCTCTGCTCGCTACGACCAATGGGTACCTGACACCACCTACGCCTGCACCACGGTTATTCACCCATCTCTTGTTGCGGTGGTCAGTTGAGCCGGCGGTACCGACCTCCGTAGCCGTGAGGGTAAGTAACGATGGGATAACGTGGAGTGATTGGGCACAGATCACCGAGGACCCTGAGTTGTGGCAACCAAACGACGGTCCCGATGTTCATTGGAGCGAGATCATCTACGCCGGTGACGACCGCCGCTGGTATCAGGTGCGGATCGATCTGGCCGACCCAACCGCATTCCACTCGTTGCGGGTCAGTCTGGTTGATAGCCGGTTTGGTCCGGCTACGCCGGTAGCTACTCCGGCAGCCAGCACAAGCGCTGTCAATCGCCCGCCTATCGTCAGTCGAACCGCTTGGGGCAATCCCCATGGTCAGAGCAGTCCGCAAGCGCCACCCGCGTACTATCCGGTACGACACCTGGTTATCCACCATACTGCCAGCTCAAACACTCTGGCAGCAGGACAAACGTGGGCTGACGTTGTGCGTTCCATCTGGTCGTTTCATACTTATACGCGCGGATGGGGTGACATCGGCTACAACTATCTGATCGACCCGAATGGTGTGATCTACGAAGGTCGGGCCGGTGGTGATGACGTTGTCGGTTTTCACGACACCGCCAATTACGGTTCAATGGGAGTGTCGCTCATCGGTACGTATAGCACGATTGAGCCAACCGCAGCCGCGGTCGAATCATTGGTGGCACTGCTCGCGTGGAAAGCCGACCAGAAACACATCGATCCGATGGGACGCAGTTTCTACTACGGCTGTTCGATCTCGCGTTACTGCGCTCCTTTCAATCCCGGCGCAGTGCTTGACCACATCAGCGGCCACCGCCAAGTCACTCCCAACGGCTATACCACTTGTCCCGGTGATCGGTTATTTAACTTGTTGCCCTTGATCCGCCAACAGGTGCAAGCCCGCCTTGCCGGTGAGAGCCAACCCGACAACGGCGATCTCGTGATTGAAGAGCACGAGAGCGGGTTTGTGCGCAGCAATGCGTCGTGGTATCAGCGGGTTTGCGGCTATGGCGGTAGCGTGCTCTACACCTACGCCACCGATCGACAATCCGAGAGTACCAATTGGGCAACGTGGCGTCCTACTTTGCCGGCTGCCGGTGTCTATCGGGTGCTAGTGCATATTCCCGATAATTGCGCCACCCTGGACTTAACCCGGCAAGCACGGTATCGGATCACGACTGCCGGTGGTACGATCGAGCGCGTCGTCGATCAGGCAGGCCAGCAAGGGTGGGTAGATCTCGGTTCGTATAACTTCGCCACCAGTACTGCCCGTCTCGAACTATCAGATCTCACCGGTGAACCACTCGCGTTGCAACGGGCAATACTGTTTGACGCCGTGCAATGGCAGCCGATTGATACGGCCAATCAACGCCTTGAACTGGTGGCGGTCGAATACGGGGCTACCACCATTGCTGCCGGTGAGGTACTTCCGGTGCGCTTTACCGTGCGTAATGTTGGCACAGTGCCGATCTACGGCCAAGACCCACCGGGCGGTACCGTGTTCGATCTTAGCTCCTCAACGCCAGAGCGCAACGGTTACGTCTACGATGAAGGTGAGTGCTTTCTCGGTAATGCCAGCCAGAGCTATCCTGTGTTTCCTAAAGAAGCCGGACGCTTCCGGATCATGCTCGGCCCTACCGACCGCAGCGTACCTTGTGTAGGCGAGACCGGCGGCTATCCATGGCGGTGGGGAATCGATGGACGCCTCGATCCGGGCGAAAGCCAAACGATTGTCGGCTACGTCCGCTTTCGGGTTCCGGGGGTGGTAACGCTGCGCGCCGGCGCGATTCACGAATACGTTACCTATGCCGCCCTCAATCAGGCCGAACAGCAGATTACGATCACGCCTGAACGGCAACCACCGCAACCGGCCCGTTACGACGAGTTACTTCAACCGCTGGCAATGGTTTACCGCCTTGTCAATACCCCTATGCGCCTTTTGGCCCGCACGCAGAACCCGCTGAGTGTGCGGCGCGGCGAGTTGTTGGGCAGTTTTGTCTGGAATGGTGAGTTACGCGCATGGGGTGACGGTGGACCGTTGCCTAATCTACACGATCATTTTCTTATCGAACAGACCCGTACATTCATCGCCCCGGTCGAAGGTGTATACACCTTCGAGCTGAGCAGCGACGATGGTGCATGGCTCTGGGTGAACGAGCAACTCGTCATCGCCAACCCCGGCCTCCATCCCTTTACCACCATAACCGGCACGATCACGCTACCGGCGGGAATACACACGCTTGCTATCAAATACTTTGAAGTCGAGGGTGAAGCTGCCGTCGGTTATCGGATCAAGGAACCGGGAGCAACCGAGTTTAGGCTGTTGCGCGACGGTCTCGTCGAGGGAGAGGGGGTTGGGAATCATTTCCGGCAGATTACCGGTCTGCGGGTGAGCGCTTCCGATTTGGGGGGTGGCGGTGCCGGATTACGGTATTCGTGGGATGGGGAGACGTGGATTACGACCACCGAAAACAACGTGACTATCGGCGCACTAACCGATGGAACATACCATCTGCGCTACCAGGCGCTCGACCGCAACGGCAACGAGAGTGAAATTGTCGATCTGCACTTGCGGGTCGATAGCGACCTGATCATCTATCAGTCGTTACTGCCGATGATCATGCGATAA
- a CDS encoding glycosyltransferase family 2 protein yields the protein MTTPKVSIILPIRNAATTLAACLRSLARQTFTDYEVLAIDDGSDDESAAMVADAAAHDARIVPINAGRIGLAAALNLGLALARAPIIARMDADDVMHPDRLALQYQALRTQHDLALIACRVVAFPARAVRAGYREYLRWQNRVLTPEQVAAEIYVESPFAHPSVMFWKTAVQALGGYTTDQWPEDYELWLRMYTTGLRMAKLPRYLLGWRERPDRTSRVDPRYARTIFDELRANFLARDPRLHRGRPLVYWGAGRVTRQRARRLIDRGFAPEAWIDVDPDKIGQIIWGVPVHTPSWLNRRPRPFVLVYVTNHGARDLINSWLTEMGYQPGEDYLGVG from the coding sequence ATGACCACACCGAAGGTTTCGATCATCCTACCCATTCGCAATGCAGCAACGACACTAGCAGCCTGTTTGCGCTCGTTAGCGCGACAGACCTTTACCGACTACGAAGTACTGGCTATCGACGATGGATCGGACGATGAATCAGCAGCGATGGTCGCAGATGCGGCGGCTCACGACGCACGGATTGTGCCGATCAATGCTGGGCGGATTGGGTTAGCGGCGGCACTCAACCTCGGCCTAGCGCTAGCGCGCGCACCGATTATTGCCCGTATGGATGCCGACGATGTCATGCATCCAGACCGGCTTGCGTTGCAATATCAGGCTTTACGAACACAACACGACCTTGCGCTCATTGCTTGCCGGGTTGTTGCCTTTCCGGCGCGGGCGGTGCGAGCCGGCTATCGTGAATACCTCCGATGGCAGAACCGTGTCCTTACTCCAGAACAGGTGGCTGCCGAAATTTATGTCGAATCGCCCTTTGCCCATCCCTCAGTTATGTTCTGGAAGACAGCCGTACAAGCGTTAGGCGGCTATACTACTGATCAGTGGCCGGAAGATTACGAGCTGTGGTTACGCATGTACACCACCGGGCTGCGCATGGCGAAACTGCCACGTTATCTGCTGGGATGGCGTGAACGGCCGGATCGTACCTCGCGGGTTGATCCGCGTTACGCCCGCACAATCTTTGATGAGCTGCGGGCCAACTTCTTGGCCCGTGACCCACGTCTCCACCGTGGAAGACCGTTAGTGTACTGGGGGGCAGGACGGGTGACACGCCAGCGGGCGCGCCGGTTGATCGATCGCGGTTTTGCGCCGGAAGCCTGGATCGACGTCGACCCAGATAAAATTGGGCAGATCATTTGGGGTGTACCGGTACACACCCCATCTTGGCTCAACCGCCGGCCACGCCCATTCGTGCTGGTTTATGTCACCAATCACGGCGCACGCGACCTCATCAACAGTTGGCTGACCGAGATGGGATACCAACCAGGAGAAGATTATCTAGGGGTTGGCTGA
- a CDS encoding ATP-binding protein, whose product MPTSLPAFMNAIRSSIQLKILLLLLGLALPPLIVVGWLGLSSLHIARETAVNEGTDALRQQATASLQQRATDKAQFYDAALIGVQQQVEAVAGYALERYESSGATNNRERVWVAPRPTDELLRRYAPQVTYVRQIIPILRTMVANNPLVNIGYIALEEGGVIAFDDEAVIDQLLTLEAFDPRVRPWYTEARAAGTTVWTAPYIDANTGLLATTCARPLYDRQGQFIGVVAFDLLLNTIQQDLLTVDVGSNGYAFLVNANGDVVVRPDMQAVGRWDQPYRTENLLNAANADLRTVAERMVARQSGVQLIQEQGQVSYVAYAPITTAGWSVALVIPADEIDEPAIATGARLSESQSRLWNQLVATLLLIIMLISLLGLLLSLSFTNRISVLREGVRAVAAGDLSQRLPPAGNDEIGQLVAAFNQMTDTLQSKIAELEENARQLATLNAVSNELKSILSWPVLLETIPKLVCERFGFDRAVLYLVDGDVLRAVSASFSPGNEWQAQQFLAVANANPLRIDGGSVEADVVRSRKAIIIDNPWEHPRVDKAKQAISASRSYVQAPIFGRNDTVIGIISADYKLSQRPVQARDAAQLLTFASMVGLTIENVQLYNELERQVAQRTEELRAALERAQLADRRKSDFLASISHELRTPLNAIIGFSTVLLDDTEQPLTPTQREDVQSINRNGRFLLHLINELLDLARIEAGHLNLELGSVDLCQVTAEVCDTVQTLLRNRPVTLRNALPMVLPDVVADSDRLRQILFNLLSNAIKFTERGTITVSAQVLDEVNEDGKLCRYVAVSVSDTGIGIPHERQQDIFGEFVQIHGRRSRLGGTGLGLAITRKLVEAQGGRIWVDSIPGIGSTFTFTLPVAQPAFTTEPDEANVTTL is encoded by the coding sequence GTGCCTACTTCTTTGCCGGCGTTTATGAATGCAATTCGCTCAAGCATCCAGCTTAAAATCTTGCTCTTGCTGCTCGGTCTCGCCTTACCGCCATTGATAGTTGTCGGCTGGCTTGGACTGAGCAGTTTACATATTGCTCGCGAAACTGCCGTGAATGAGGGCACGGATGCGCTTCGCCAACAAGCGACAGCGAGCTTGCAGCAGCGGGCGACCGATAAGGCACAGTTTTACGATGCAGCCCTGATCGGCGTTCAACAACAGGTTGAGGCAGTCGCGGGGTATGCACTCGAGCGATACGAATCCTCAGGCGCAACGAATAACCGCGAGCGGGTGTGGGTGGCACCGCGGCCAACCGATGAACTCTTGCGCCGCTACGCTCCTCAGGTCACTTACGTGCGCCAAATCATTCCGATCTTGCGCACGATGGTCGCCAATAATCCCCTGGTCAACATCGGCTATATCGCGCTTGAGGAGGGTGGTGTGATCGCCTTTGACGATGAGGCGGTGATTGACCAGTTGCTCACCCTTGAAGCGTTCGATCCACGGGTACGACCGTGGTATACCGAGGCGCGCGCTGCCGGTACAACCGTGTGGACGGCGCCTTACATCGATGCCAATACCGGCCTGTTGGCAACGACATGTGCCCGCCCGCTGTATGATCGACAGGGGCAGTTTATCGGCGTAGTTGCGTTTGATCTGTTACTCAACACCATTCAGCAAGACTTGCTAACAGTTGATGTCGGTTCTAACGGCTATGCGTTCTTGGTCAATGCCAACGGTGATGTTGTTGTACGCCCGGATATGCAGGCTGTGGGTCGGTGGGACCAGCCATACCGCACCGAGAATTTGCTCAATGCTGCCAATGCCGATCTGCGCACGGTCGCCGAGCGGATGGTCGCCCGACAATCAGGGGTCCAGTTGATCCAAGAACAAGGACAGGTGAGTTACGTTGCGTATGCTCCGATCACCACGGCAGGTTGGAGCGTAGCTCTGGTCATTCCGGCAGATGAGATCGATGAACCGGCGATTGCCACCGGTGCCCGTCTTAGTGAGAGTCAAAGCCGGTTGTGGAACCAGTTGGTGGCGACGCTACTGTTGATTATTATGTTGATTAGTCTGCTGGGTCTGTTACTCTCGCTCTCTTTCACCAACCGGATCAGTGTGCTGCGTGAAGGTGTACGTGCGGTGGCCGCCGGTGATTTGTCACAACGGTTGCCGCCTGCCGGTAATGATGAGATTGGTCAGTTGGTTGCTGCTTTCAACCAGATGACCGATACGTTGCAGAGCAAAATTGCCGAATTGGAAGAGAATGCTCGCCAATTGGCAACGCTGAATGCGGTCTCGAACGAATTGAAAAGCATTCTTTCGTGGCCGGTATTGCTCGAAACGATCCCAAAATTGGTCTGTGAGCGGTTTGGGTTCGACCGCGCTGTGCTGTATCTCGTTGATGGCGATGTGCTACGGGCGGTGAGTGCATCGTTTAGCCCCGGCAATGAATGGCAAGCCCAGCAGTTTCTCGCCGTTGCCAATGCTAACCCACTCCGTATCGACGGGGGGAGTGTCGAGGCCGATGTTGTGCGCAGCCGCAAAGCCATCATCATTGATAATCCGTGGGAACATCCACGGGTCGATAAAGCGAAACAGGCCATCTCTGCCAGTCGCTCGTATGTGCAGGCACCGATCTTTGGGCGTAACGATACGGTGATCGGTATTATCTCGGCTGATTACAAACTGAGCCAGCGACCGGTACAGGCGCGCGATGCCGCTCAATTGCTCACCTTTGCCAGTATGGTCGGTCTGACCATTGAGAACGTCCAGCTCTATAATGAGCTTGAGCGGCAGGTAGCACAGCGTACTGAAGAATTGCGCGCTGCGTTGGAACGGGCACAGTTGGCCGACCGTCGCAAGAGCGATTTTCTCGCCAGCATTAGCCATGAGTTGCGCACACCGTTGAATGCGATTATTGGCTTCTCAACCGTCTTGCTCGATGATACTGAGCAACCATTGACGCCAACTCAGCGTGAAGATGTGCAGAGTATCAACCGCAATGGCCGATTCTTGCTCCACTTGATCAATGAGTTACTCGATTTAGCACGAATCGAAGCCGGTCACCTCAATCTTGAACTAGGGTCGGTCGATCTCTGTCAGGTCACCGCTGAGGTTTGCGATACGGTGCAGACGTTGTTGCGTAATCGACCGGTGACGCTACGGAATGCGTTACCGATGGTGTTACCCGATGTCGTTGCCGATAGCGATCGCTTGCGTCAGATACTGTTTAATCTGCTCTCGAATGCGATTAAATTCACAGAACGTGGTACCATTACGGTAAGTGCTCAGGTACTTGATGAGGTCAATGAAGACGGTAAACTCTGTCGGTATGTTGCGGTGAGTGTGTCGGATACCGGCATCGGCATTCCACACGAGCGGCAACAAGATATCTTTGGCGAGTTTGTGCAGATTCACGGTCGGCGATCACGGCTTGGTGGTACCGGGTTAGGATTGGCGATCACCCGCAAATTGGTAGAGGCCCAAGGCGGGCGAATCTGGGTTGATAGCATACCGGGCATTGGTTCCACCTTTACCTTTACGCTACCGGTTGCTCAACCGGCCTTCACGACTGAGCCGGATGAGGCTAACGTCACAACACTATGA
- a CDS encoding MarR family winged helix-turn-helix transcriptional regulator produces the protein MSLSTEPAGWQQSSETTPEIEAYTLLRQVHSMLEMYNRYDLRGEDLTVPQFMILNYASRSGVPLSEISARMMCDNSNLTGIVDRLIAKGYVERRPDPNDRRVSLICLTEAGAEKLRNLRPRHHERLRRRMRSLSEHEVQQLRELLRSLYSGLLSPVEDEADGQPQMQ, from the coding sequence ATGAGCCTCTCCACAGAACCTGCCGGATGGCAGCAGAGTAGCGAGACGACACCTGAGATTGAGGCATATACGTTGCTGCGTCAGGTTCACTCGATGCTCGAGATGTATAATCGCTATGATCTGCGCGGCGAGGATTTGACGGTACCTCAGTTCATGATTTTAAACTATGCCTCACGCAGCGGTGTTCCTCTCAGTGAGATCAGCGCACGCATGATGTGCGATAACTCGAATCTAACCGGGATTGTCGACCGGCTGATCGCGAAAGGCTATGTCGAACGTCGCCCTGATCCCAACGACCGGCGGGTGAGCCTCATCTGCTTGACCGAGGCCGGCGCCGAGAAGTTGCGCAATTTACGTCCTCGCCATCACGAACGCTTGCGACGGCGGATGCGCTCGCTGTCTGAGCACGAGGTGCAGCAGTTACGCGAATTATTGCGTTCATTGTACAGCGGGTTACTCTCACCTGTCGAGGACGAGGCGGATGGTCAGCCGCAGATGCAGTAG